In Spirosoma aureum, a single genomic region encodes these proteins:
- a CDS encoding (2Fe-2S)-binding protein, producing MAIIKLTINGKEQSIDVDPQMPLLWAIRDVVGLKGTKYGCGVAQCGACTVHLNGDAVRSCVTKVSRAAGQKVVTIEGLSQNNDHPIQQAWQQIDVPQCGYCHSGQIMSAAVLLRENPNPTDQDIDAAMAGNICRCGTYPRIRKAIHLAAGAEQKVGKNE from the coding sequence ATGGCAATCATTAAGCTGACAATCAACGGTAAAGAACAATCGATTGATGTCGATCCGCAGATGCCCCTGCTGTGGGCCATCCGGGACGTGGTCGGTCTGAAAGGCACTAAGTACGGCTGTGGCGTGGCCCAGTGTGGTGCCTGCACAGTCCATCTGAACGGCGATGCCGTGCGCTCATGTGTCACCAAAGTAAGCCGGGCTGCTGGCCAAAAGGTGGTTACTATTGAAGGGCTGTCTCAAAACAATGATCACCCCATTCAACAGGCCTGGCAGCAAATTGACGTGCCTCAGTGCGGTTATTGTCATTCCGGGCAGATTATGTCGGCAGCGGTTTTGCTGAGGGAGAATCCTAATCCGACCGATCAGGATATTGATGCTGCCATGGCGGGTAATATTTGCCGGTGTGGTACGTATCCCCGCATCCGTAAGGCGATTCACCTGGCCGCCGGAGCCGAACAGAAGGTTGGTAAAAACGAATAA
- a CDS encoding cytochrome c produces the protein MSLKTVYILAILLTVTAIMATTFTRSNDQVSTTLMRTKAVAAPIKKDSVTSVKAFASVYKVLMSPRCMNCHPAGDIPLQGDDNHLHTMAPRRGTDGKGIYAMKCANCHQPTNTPGLHTPPGNPDWHLPPATMRMVFQGRTPQQLAKQLVDPKLNGGKNMEKLLEHADDGLVLAGWNPGEGRTLPPLSHADFKKAWTTWLKTGAYAPKP, from the coding sequence ATGTCTTTAAAAACAGTCTATATCCTGGCCATATTGCTGACAGTGACGGCAATTATGGCCACTACGTTCACCCGTAGCAACGACCAGGTCAGTACAACCCTGATGCGTACGAAAGCAGTGGCTGCACCCATTAAAAAAGATAGCGTGACCTCGGTCAAAGCCTTTGCCAGTGTCTATAAAGTACTGATGAGCCCGCGCTGTATGAACTGCCATCCGGCGGGTGACATACCCTTGCAGGGCGATGACAATCATCTGCACACGATGGCCCCACGGCGAGGTACCGACGGCAAAGGCATCTACGCTATGAAATGTGCCAACTGCCATCAGCCGACCAACACGCCTGGATTGCACACTCCACCAGGTAATCCAGACTGGCACCTGCCTCCTGCAACGATGCGGATGGTTTTTCAGGGCCGAACACCCCAGCAACTGGCTAAACAGTTAGTTGACCCCAAACTAAATGGGGGTAAGAACATGGAAAAACTGCTGGAACACGCCGACGATGGGCTGGTACTGGCTGGCTGGAATCCCGGCGAAGGCCGTACGCTTCCTCCATTGAGCCACGCTGATTTTAAAAAAGCCTGGACGACCTGGCTCAAAACAGGGGCTTATGCTCCTAAACCTTAA
- a CDS encoding xanthine dehydrogenase family protein molybdopterin-binding subunit, whose product MDTQTVSRRNFLKASSLTGLALSLGVYIPSNAEEAEIIKAAEADDFGIEMNAWVHIEPSGKVTIFSHRAEMGQGVYQAIPQMVAEELEVDLDKVNIVFAKGDNKKYGNQVTGGSSTVRGSYKNLLTLGATARQMLIQAAATKWSVPASDCRAESGLVIHQPTNKRFHYGELVADAMKLETPKNVVLKKRSDYKLIGKPLLRQDTKLKTNGSATFGLDKEIPGMLYAAVERNPRLRGKVKSFDDTAARKIPGVKHVFKTKMLVFNTYREGVAVVATSTWAALQGKKALKVDWDDSGFEHLNTEEIIKRQQEALQTQEGLSFKQQGDASAILAQATKKLDVVYETPYQYHACMEPLNCVAHYQDDKLEIWGPIQAPEWVQDAISKEMGLDREKVIVHMTFLGGGFGRKAFMDYPHEAAVISKEIKAPVQVVWTREDDATQGPYRPGISYRCEGVVDNGKISAFKLRMAGQNNDHWRGGPKDKANRSTSEGFLKPYAEGIKNLSIADVPFETPIPTMWWRSVYASTNGFAYESFMDELAHEAGKDPMAFRREHLPDERLHRQLDKLAEVSGWKTRKPGEGYGMAITECFASTVGHVVKVSKGQDGKLKIDHVWAVMDCGWYVNPDTIKAQVEGSIVMALGAATQHQVTFKDGVPVDRNFYSYQLPRITDIPPIDVYVMDNDEPAGGVGEPGLPAFAPALANAIFDLTGKRIRKLPFSLATV is encoded by the coding sequence ATGGACACACAAACCGTATCCAGACGAAATTTCCTCAAAGCATCGAGCCTGACCGGCCTGGCACTTTCGCTGGGAGTTTATATTCCCTCGAATGCGGAGGAAGCTGAAATCATAAAAGCGGCTGAAGCCGACGATTTTGGTATTGAAATGAATGCCTGGGTCCACATCGAACCATCGGGTAAGGTGACTATTTTCTCGCACCGGGCCGAAATGGGGCAGGGTGTTTATCAGGCTATTCCCCAGATGGTCGCTGAAGAACTCGAAGTTGACCTGGACAAGGTGAACATCGTTTTTGCCAAAGGTGACAACAAAAAATACGGCAATCAGGTCACCGGGGGCAGCTCGACGGTTCGGGGTTCGTACAAAAACTTATTGACGCTGGGCGCCACCGCCCGCCAGATGCTGATCCAGGCAGCGGCAACCAAATGGAGTGTACCCGCATCGGACTGTCGTGCCGAATCAGGGCTGGTAATTCACCAGCCAACCAATAAGCGATTCCACTACGGAGAACTGGTAGCTGATGCCATGAAGCTGGAGACGCCAAAGAACGTAGTACTGAAAAAACGATCGGACTATAAACTCATTGGCAAGCCCCTGCTTCGGCAGGATACCAAACTGAAAACCAATGGCAGTGCTACATTTGGGCTTGATAAAGAAATTCCGGGGATGCTCTATGCAGCCGTGGAGCGCAACCCCCGTCTGCGGGGTAAAGTGAAGAGCTTCGACGACACGGCCGCCCGGAAAATTCCCGGCGTCAAACACGTGTTTAAGACCAAAATGCTGGTTTTCAATACATACCGGGAGGGCGTTGCAGTGGTAGCTACATCGACCTGGGCCGCTTTGCAGGGTAAGAAAGCCCTGAAAGTAGACTGGGACGATAGCGGATTTGAGCACCTGAACACCGAAGAGATAATCAAACGTCAGCAGGAAGCACTTCAAACACAGGAGGGACTCTCGTTCAAGCAGCAGGGCGATGCGTCCGCAATTCTAGCTCAGGCAACGAAAAAGCTCGATGTTGTCTATGAGACACCCTACCAGTATCACGCCTGCATGGAACCATTGAATTGCGTTGCCCATTACCAGGACGATAAACTCGAGATCTGGGGACCTATTCAGGCTCCGGAGTGGGTGCAGGATGCGATCAGCAAAGAAATGGGGCTGGATCGCGAAAAAGTGATCGTCCACATGACGTTTCTGGGGGGCGGATTCGGCCGGAAGGCGTTTATGGATTACCCGCATGAGGCTGCCGTGATCTCGAAGGAAATAAAAGCGCCCGTACAGGTAGTCTGGACCCGAGAGGATGATGCGACACAAGGCCCCTATCGCCCCGGTATTTCGTATCGTTGCGAGGGCGTGGTCGATAATGGAAAAATCAGCGCCTTCAAGTTGCGCATGGCCGGGCAAAACAATGACCACTGGCGTGGAGGCCCGAAAGATAAAGCCAACCGGAGCACGTCGGAAGGTTTCCTGAAACCCTATGCTGAGGGTATTAAAAACCTGAGTATTGCGGATGTTCCCTTCGAAACGCCCATTCCGACGATGTGGTGGCGGTCGGTGTATGCCTCCACCAATGGCTTTGCCTACGAGAGTTTTATGGACGAACTGGCGCATGAAGCCGGGAAAGACCCGATGGCCTTCCGTCGGGAGCACCTGCCCGATGAGCGGCTGCACCGACAACTCGACAAACTGGCCGAGGTATCGGGCTGGAAGACCCGCAAACCGGGCGAGGGGTACGGTATGGCCATTACTGAATGTTTTGCCAGTACCGTAGGGCATGTCGTAAAAGTATCAAAAGGTCAGGATGGTAAACTCAAAATCGACCATGTATGGGCTGTCATGGATTGTGGCTGGTACGTCAATCCCGATACGATCAAAGCGCAGGTGGAAGGGTCAATTGTTATGGCGCTGGGTGCCGCTACGCAGCACCAGGTGACGTTCAAAGACGGCGTGCCTGTTGACAGGAATTTTTACTCCTATCAGCTTCCCCGCATCACAGATATTCCCCCCATTGATGTGTATGTCATGGACAACGACGAACCGGCGGGTGGTGTCGGCGAACCTGGTTTGCCTGCCTTCGCCCCGGCCCTGGCCAATGCCATATTCGACCTCACCGGCAAGCGTATCCGTAAGTTACCCTTTAGTCTGGCAACGGTTTAG
- a CDS encoding alpha/beta hydrolase — MKQKKAAILLLVGVMLMVSACATKPVNRKSGLLKIYEQGSFMVGGTTLSEPGKFDLSTALKPQGQTLHGDHGYVFYQIPPKARKFPLVFLHGAAESKKTWETTPDGREGFQTIFLRRGYAVYLLDQPRRGEAGKSTVAATITPTPDEQFWFTQFRIGNYPDYFANSQFPRDSASLEQFFRQMTPNTGNFDANVVSSACSQLFDRIGAGILITHSQGGGPGWFTAIKNENVKAVVAYEPFSSFVFPTGELPKPIQSASLFGELKGVEIPLSDFKKLTRIPIIVYYGDNIAREPTKVWNSDHWRAGLEMANLWAATVNKHGGNAKVVHLPEIGVFGNTHFPFSDLNNLQIADLMVNFLKDKKLD; from the coding sequence ATGAAACAAAAAAAAGCCGCGATTCTGCTGTTAGTCGGGGTCATGCTGATGGTTTCGGCTTGTGCGACTAAGCCTGTAAACCGGAAATCAGGTTTATTGAAAATATACGAACAGGGTAGTTTCATGGTTGGCGGAACAACGCTGTCCGAACCGGGAAAATTTGATCTGTCTACTGCGTTAAAACCCCAGGGGCAGACCTTACATGGCGATCATGGGTATGTATTTTATCAGATTCCGCCCAAAGCCCGTAAGTTTCCGCTGGTTTTTCTGCATGGGGCTGCGGAATCCAAAAAAACGTGGGAAACGACCCCCGATGGACGGGAGGGATTTCAGACGATCTTCCTTCGACGGGGTTATGCGGTTTATTTACTGGACCAGCCAAGGCGTGGCGAAGCCGGAAAAAGTACGGTTGCTGCAACGATCACCCCCACGCCCGATGAACAGTTCTGGTTTACGCAATTCAGGATTGGTAATTATCCGGATTATTTTGCGAATAGTCAGTTTCCGAGGGATTCTGCTTCCCTGGAACAGTTTTTTAGACAAATGACGCCCAACACGGGCAATTTTGACGCGAATGTTGTATCCAGTGCCTGCTCGCAATTATTTGATCGAATCGGAGCCGGAATTTTGATCACTCATTCGCAGGGAGGAGGTCCGGGCTGGTTTACCGCCATAAAAAATGAAAATGTTAAGGCTGTTGTCGCTTACGAACCCTTCAGCAGTTTCGTTTTTCCAACGGGCGAATTGCCCAAACCTATCCAATCAGCAAGCCTTTTTGGTGAACTGAAAGGCGTCGAGATACCCTTATCGGATTTCAAAAAGCTCACCCGGATTCCGATTATCGTCTATTATGGCGATAACATAGCCAGGGAACCAACGAAGGTGTGGAATAGCGATCATTGGCGTGCGGGGCTTGAGATGGCAAACCTATGGGCCGCGACAGTCAACAAACATGGCGGCAATGCAAAAGTGGTTCACCTGCCTGAAATCGGCGTTTTCGGCAATACTCACTTTCCGTTTTCCGACCTCAATAATCTCCAGATTGCAGACCTGATGGTCAACTTTCTAAAAGATAAAAAGCTGGATTGA
- a CDS encoding putative quinol monooxygenase: MKIYKSAVNLILFTVILPFIVGNNALAQEKKQLVRLAKLVIDSAQLNTYKTALKEEIEASVRLEAGVLTLYAVAEKDNPTHITILEIYADTAAYMAHVKTPHFLKYKTATQSMVKSLELVETVPLIPGMKIK, translated from the coding sequence ATGAAGATATATAAGAGCGCAGTAAACTTGATTCTCTTCACGGTTATTTTACCCTTTATTGTCGGCAATAACGCATTGGCACAGGAGAAAAAACAACTGGTAAGGCTGGCAAAACTCGTCATTGATTCTGCACAGTTAAACACGTATAAAACTGCATTGAAGGAGGAAATAGAAGCGTCGGTGCGTCTCGAAGCCGGCGTATTGACCCTGTATGCTGTTGCGGAGAAGGATAACCCTACCCACATCACTATTCTGGAAATCTATGCAGATACGGCTGCGTACATGGCGCATGTAAAAACCCCGCATTTCCTGAAATACAAAACAGCCACCCAGTCAATGGTCAAGTCCCTCGAACTAGTCGAGACGGTTCCTTTAATTCCCGGAATGAAGATAAAGTAA
- a CDS encoding carboxymuconolactone decarboxylase family protein, whose protein sequence is MHITFCSMIVGWFIASNPLSAQNLMNQSTTLPPVQQSIVAISALTAKGDLQKLQSALNTGLDAGLTVNEIKEVLVHLYAYCGFPRSIRGLQTLMTVLDERKKNGIADKIGKEATPITSREPKYDRGKKVLEQLTGQPESGPKRGYAAFSPEIEVFLKEHLFADLFERDVLRYADRELTTISVLTTIGGVEPMLQSHLGICLHVGLTEPQLKQALGLIETAVGKAEAEAGRAVLTQVVTSRR, encoded by the coding sequence ATGCATATCACTTTCTGTAGTATGATCGTCGGCTGGTTCATCGCTTCAAACCCGCTCAGCGCGCAAAATCTGATGAATCAATCAACCACTTTACCACCAGTGCAGCAAAGCATTGTCGCCATTTCAGCCCTCACCGCAAAGGGAGACCTTCAAAAACTACAATCGGCACTGAACACCGGCCTGGATGCGGGCTTGACTGTCAATGAAATCAAGGAAGTACTGGTGCACTTGTATGCCTATTGCGGATTTCCCAGAAGTATCCGGGGACTACAGACGCTGATGACGGTGCTGGACGAACGGAAGAAAAATGGTATTGCCGATAAGATTGGCAAGGAAGCAACACCGATTACCAGTCGTGAACCTAAATATGATCGCGGTAAAAAAGTTCTTGAACAACTGACCGGACAGCCTGAATCAGGGCCAAAGCGAGGGTACGCTGCTTTTAGTCCGGAGATCGAGGTTTTTTTGAAAGAGCATCTGTTTGCTGATCTGTTCGAGCGGGATGTACTCCGTTATGCCGACCGGGAACTAACCACCATCTCGGTGCTGACCACCATTGGGGGTGTCGAGCCGATGCTGCAATCACACCTGGGCATCTGTTTACACGTGGGTCTGACCGAACCACAATTGAAACAGGCACTTGGCCTGATCGAGACTGCCGTCGGCAAAGCGGAGGCTGAAGCGGGCCGGGCTGTTTTGACGCAGGTCGTAACGTCAAGACGGTAA
- a CDS encoding cupin domain-containing protein has translation MKNNTIGSTLIALLISLASFDAKAQTRTESVTDTGAIFPKGQQAPNTNFTGTVWVQQLIEPDSAFNIPVGYVTFEPGARSYWHSHAGGQVLLAMGGIGYYQERGKPIQILRKGDAVKCPPNIPHWHGASPTVGFMQVAITPNTAKGRVTWMQPVTDAEYNNVKK, from the coding sequence ATGAAAAACAACACGATAGGATCGACCCTTATTGCCCTACTGATCAGTTTAGCCAGTTTTGATGCAAAGGCCCAAACCCGAACGGAAAGCGTGACGGATACGGGGGCTATTTTCCCGAAAGGGCAGCAGGCTCCAAATACTAATTTTACCGGAACCGTCTGGGTGCAGCAATTGATTGAGCCCGACAGCGCTTTCAACATTCCGGTGGGCTATGTGACCTTTGAGCCGGGCGCCCGCTCCTATTGGCATAGCCACGCGGGCGGACAGGTACTGTTGGCGATGGGCGGCATAGGCTACTACCAGGAGCGAGGAAAACCTATCCAGATCCTTAGGAAAGGTGATGCCGTGAAATGTCCTCCTAATATACCGCACTGGCATGGCGCTTCGCCAACTGTCGGATTTATGCAGGTCGCCATCACGCCCAACACCGCCAAAGGGCGAGTGACCTGGATGCAGCCAGTCACCGATGCTGAGTATAACAACGTAAAGAAGTAA
- a CDS encoding sensor histidine kinase produces the protein MITWLRAYSTHILIGIALVILPLFYFVYNGLSLDPLRPHEHLVQNGLAYILFILFSYLNHTVFVPRWFLTKQYRKYALIAISCLVAAVYFPYRIEQWVFFKSPTENTPQAWARQIFVEEMMFDRRSGPPFRSHSDDRIPPFNSLDHHRGPHQPDGPPHPSSGRSPDDGHGHPFTLLLPVKLAIFFLLGSVSTLISISVQTASRLHQVENDQLQAELRQLKAQIQPHFLFNTLNSIYALAIRQDERTADTIVKLSEFMRYIIRDAHLDKVDLAKEINYIANYIDLQKARLRDSVQVNYQLEGDGKQLKIAPLLLFSYIENAFKYGVSPDEDSKIDIYLRIEKTSLSLNVANKKVQVNSFENSTGVGLQNTRERLRLLYPDAHELIIDNTPTDFHVQLSLTLSE, from the coding sequence ATGATAACCTGGTTAAGAGCCTATAGCACCCACATATTGATCGGAATTGCTCTGGTAATTCTGCCACTTTTTTATTTCGTCTACAACGGCCTAAGCCTGGATCCATTACGGCCGCATGAGCATCTGGTGCAGAATGGACTCGCCTATATTCTGTTTATTCTGTTTTCTTATTTGAACCATACTGTATTTGTTCCCCGTTGGTTTCTGACTAAACAATACCGAAAATACGCGCTAATAGCAATTAGCTGCCTGGTAGCGGCAGTCTATTTCCCGTATCGTATTGAGCAGTGGGTTTTCTTTAAATCACCAACGGAAAATACGCCACAGGCCTGGGCTCGACAGATCTTTGTGGAGGAAATGATGTTTGATAGGCGCTCCGGTCCACCGTTCAGGTCGCACTCCGATGATCGTATACCCCCGTTTAACTCATTAGATCATCATCGTGGGCCGCATCAACCGGATGGCCCTCCACATCCATCATCGGGCCGTTCGCCCGATGATGGGCATGGCCACCCGTTTACGCTGCTCCTTCCGGTGAAACTGGCTATCTTCTTTTTGTTGGGGAGTGTTAGTACACTCATCTCCATCTCTGTTCAGACAGCCAGTCGACTTCATCAGGTTGAAAACGATCAGCTACAGGCAGAGCTTCGCCAGCTGAAAGCACAGATTCAGCCTCATTTTCTATTCAATACGCTCAACAGTATTTATGCACTAGCTATCCGACAGGATGAGCGTACGGCCGATACCATTGTTAAACTCTCGGAGTTCATGCGCTATATCATTCGCGATGCCCATCTGGATAAAGTGGATCTGGCTAAAGAGATCAACTACATTGCCAATTACATCGATCTCCAGAAAGCTCGGCTACGCGATTCGGTTCAGGTTAACTATCAGTTGGAAGGCGACGGGAAGCAATTGAAAATTGCCCCGTTACTGCTGTTTTCCTACATTGAAAATGCATTTAAATACGGCGTGAGCCCGGATGAAGATTCGAAAATAGACATTTATTTACGGATAGAGAAAACCAGTCTGAGCCTGAATGTGGCCAATAAAAAGGTTCAGGTCAACTCATTCGAAAATTCGACAGGCGTGGGCTTACAAAACACCAGAGAGCGGTTACGGCTTCTGTATCCGGATGCCCATGAGTTAATCATTGACAATACGCCGACCGATTTCCACGTCCAACTAAGCCTGACATTATCCGAATGA